One region of Polynucleobacter sp. Adler-ghost genomic DNA includes:
- the tatB gene encoding Sec-independent protein translocase protein TatB: MIDLGVSKLALIAVVALVVVGPERLPKIARMAGNLFGRAQRYMADVKSEVSRQMDVEEFKKLREESVSALKDVESSLQSTVQEAGANLSDQADIFENNFTRAPLDEKEVLRKSIRQGRKSWGVRRAARPVWFKHSTGMRTRVQSGAARMKRFHHSANK; encoded by the coding sequence ATGATTGATCTCGGAGTTTCAAAGCTTGCACTTATTGCAGTAGTTGCATTGGTGGTGGTTGGTCCCGAACGTCTTCCAAAAATTGCCCGTATGGCGGGTAATTTATTCGGACGTGCTCAACGCTATATGGCGGATGTCAAATCTGAAGTTAGCCGACAGATGGATGTTGAGGAGTTCAAGAAACTCCGTGAAGAAAGTGTCTCCGCCCTTAAAGATGTTGAGAGCTCACTTCAGTCTACCGTTCAAGAGGCGGGCGCCAATCTAAGTGATCAAGCCGACATCTTTGAAAATAATTTCACCAGAGCACCTCTTGACGAAAAAGAGGTGCTTCGTAAATCGATACGCCAAGGCCGTAAGAGTTGGGGTGTCAGGCGTGCAGCCAGGCCAGTTTGGTTTAAGCATTCCACTGGGATGCGTACAAGAGTGCAATCTGGTGCAGCTCGCATGAAGCGCTTTCACCATAGCGCTAATAAGTAA
- the tatC gene encoding twin-arginine translocase subunit TatC, giving the protein MTEKNSTEDSGLQESFLSHLFELRDRIIKSVLAIIVVFVCLVYWAPDIFHLFSQPLLNALPSGGKMIVTDVTGSFFVPMKVTMLVAFLIALPVVMYQLWAFIAPGLYQHERKLIVPLVVSSYSLFIFGMAFAYFLVFPTVFEFMASYNAPLGAEMSTDIDKYLGFAMNTFLAFGLTFEVPVVVVVLVRMGMVPLAKLREIRPYVIVGAFVVSAIVTPPDVLSQLLLAIPMTLLYELGLLIARFYVPKPSDDDSDTTTKPDTQATT; this is encoded by the coding sequence ATGACTGAAAAGAACTCAACAGAAGATTCCGGCCTACAAGAATCTTTCTTGTCTCATTTATTTGAGTTACGTGATCGCATTATTAAGTCTGTACTAGCAATCATTGTGGTGTTTGTCTGCCTTGTTTATTGGGCGCCAGATATCTTTCATTTGTTTTCGCAACCACTGTTAAATGCCTTGCCCTCTGGTGGCAAGATGATTGTGACCGATGTGACGGGTTCATTCTTTGTGCCGATGAAGGTCACCATGTTGGTAGCTTTTTTAATTGCACTGCCCGTTGTGATGTATCAATTGTGGGCTTTCATTGCGCCGGGGCTGTATCAGCATGAGCGCAAACTGATTGTGCCTTTGGTGGTGAGTAGCTATAGCCTCTTTATATTTGGCATGGCATTTGCCTACTTCTTAGTATTTCCGACGGTGTTTGAGTTTATGGCTAGCTATAACGCTCCTTTGGGCGCGGAGATGTCAACGGATATTGATAAGTACCTTGGCTTTGCCATGAATACCTTCCTAGCTTTTGGACTTACTTTTGAAGTGCCCGTTGTAGTTGTGGTTTTAGTACGTATGGGTATGGTTCCATTGGCAAAGCTTAGAGAGATTCGCCCCTATGTCATTGTGGGGGCATTTGTGGTCTCTGCCATCGTTACGCCACCCGATGTTCTCTCACAATTGCTACTAGCAATTCCGATGACTCTGCTTTATGAATTAGGACTTTTGATTGCGCGCTTTTATGTGCCAAAACCGTCAGATGATGACTCTGATACAACTACAAAGCCAGATACTCAAGCTACGACTTGA
- a CDS encoding tetratricopeptide repeat protein, translating into MASREFLKILQSARLGDVSAQQNLASAYLTGALKTPIQPANALIWLEKSYLSITNQVVNDSSEGASEVPEIDAFPPKMLGILKQISLVPLGLTFNSPAFSFGWESFWRLAKADINVSNAAKWQLAELLLDPSKKVLQGELAEWLLKQESDLDLSALQKTAKEFLLQLAESETPFTNLAKELLIKLQPKDEALSSLWSAWLSEKNEGALVQAAELGLTIAKLTLGLRLAQLNEVGSDTKDSIGASGVKSNASLKKAAYWLGLAAKDGDRDAWFALGEIYRRPQFSGYNASESDRCFDRAADLGHPVAQFRRGANLWRKREKVEEKVRGLQASYWIWQAHQQGVPEAKELLSKVLENVASPKNNDWFELATYAEKALNHHAEHQLDEEWILLCHRLIVANQFNLSKAELLLCEVGQLQHEHCVVVDIRHELPKILPRLIQIDTTQQRRSLLAAGKVFASSDADLEGNLRQRRYRFDRVTEWLASTFGQNQVVA; encoded by the coding sequence ATGGCAAGCCGTGAGTTCTTAAAAATCCTTCAATCTGCTCGATTAGGTGATGTATCCGCACAACAAAATTTAGCCTCTGCTTATTTAACAGGGGCATTGAAGACTCCAATTCAGCCAGCTAATGCATTGATTTGGCTAGAGAAATCCTATTTATCCATTACAAATCAAGTGGTTAACGATTCCAGCGAAGGTGCTAGTGAAGTTCCGGAGATAGATGCATTCCCCCCAAAAATGCTGGGAATTTTGAAGCAAATTTCCTTAGTTCCACTGGGGCTCACCTTTAATTCACCAGCCTTTTCTTTTGGCTGGGAATCTTTCTGGAGGCTAGCTAAAGCAGATATCAATGTCAGCAATGCTGCGAAATGGCAACTTGCTGAACTACTGCTTGATCCCAGTAAAAAAGTGCTTCAAGGAGAGCTTGCTGAGTGGCTCTTAAAGCAGGAGAGTGATCTCGATTTATCCGCCCTACAAAAAACTGCAAAAGAATTTCTACTTCAGCTAGCGGAATCAGAAACACCCTTCACCAATTTAGCTAAAGAGCTTTTGATTAAGCTCCAACCTAAAGATGAAGCACTCTCCTCCCTGTGGAGCGCTTGGCTCTCAGAAAAGAACGAAGGTGCGCTAGTACAGGCAGCAGAACTCGGACTGACGATTGCAAAACTCACCTTGGGTTTACGTCTTGCTCAATTGAATGAAGTGGGTTCTGATACGAAAGATTCGATTGGGGCTAGCGGCGTCAAATCGAATGCATCTCTTAAGAAAGCGGCTTACTGGTTAGGGCTTGCAGCAAAAGATGGTGATCGAGATGCCTGGTTTGCACTTGGTGAGATTTATCGTCGCCCACAATTCTCTGGATATAACGCCAGTGAAAGTGATCGGTGCTTTGATCGCGCAGCTGATTTGGGTCATCCTGTGGCTCAATTTAGAAGAGGTGCGAACCTCTGGCGCAAACGTGAAAAAGTAGAAGAGAAGGTACGCGGACTTCAAGCTTCCTATTGGATTTGGCAAGCTCACCAACAAGGTGTGCCCGAAGCAAAAGAATTACTCAGTAAAGTTCTAGAGAATGTTGCCAGCCCCAAGAATAATGATTGGTTTGAATTGGCCACTTATGCTGAAAAAGCGTTAAATCATCATGCAGAGCATCAATTAGATGAGGAGTGGATCTTGCTATGCCACCGACTCATTGTTGCCAACCAATTTAACTTGAGCAAAGCAGAGTTGTTACTGTGTGAAGTCGGTCAACTACAACATGAACATTGTGTCGTTGTCGATATTCGCCATGAGCTGCCAAAGATTCTGCCTAGATTAATTCAGATTGATACCACTCAGCAGCGTCGCTCATTGCTTGCAGCGGGAAAAGTGTTTGCGAGTAGCGATGCAGACTTGGAGGGAAATCTAAGACAAAGGCGTTATCGATTTGATCGAGTAACGGAGTGGCTTGCTAGCACCTTCGGACAAAATCAAGTCGTAGCTTGA